One genomic window of Solanum dulcamara chromosome 10, daSolDulc1.2, whole genome shotgun sequence includes the following:
- the LOC129870036 gene encoding chaperone protein dnaJ 15-like, giving the protein MAGSKMEGSSAPAVRRDPYEVLCVTRDSSDQEIKSAYRKLALKYHPDKNANNPEASELFKEVAYSYGVLSDPEKRRQYDMAGFEALDAEGTDMEIDLSNLGTVNTMFAALFSKLGVPIKTTVSANVLEEALNGTVTIRPLPIGTSLSGKVEKQSAHFFGVTITNEQAEAGLVVRVTSAAQSKFKLLYFEQDANGGYGLALQEDSEKTGKVTSAGMYFLHFQVYRMDSTVNALAMAKDPEAAFFKKLEGLQPCEVSELKAGTHIFAVYGDNFFKPATYIIEALCAKSYEDTTVKLKEIEAQILRKRNELRQFEIEYRKALAHFQEVTNRYSQEKQSVDEMLKQRDSIHSSFTVSRSIANLSGSGSGHFSNGSSSKVLGEDYKTDSPGEDGSSDSKDKSSKKRWFNLNLKGSDKKN; this is encoded by the exons ATGGCTGGTTCGAAAATGGAGGGGTCATCAGCTCCAGCTGTAAGGCGAGACCCATATGAGGTATTGTGTGTAACAAGGGATTCATCTGATCAAGAGATTAAAAGTGCTTATAGAAAGCTTGCTCTCAA GTATCATCCTGACAAGAATGCTAACAATCCCGAAGCTTCAGAACTCTTCAAGGAGGTTGCATATTCCTACGGTGTTCTATCTGATCCAGAAAAAAGGAGGCAATATGATATGGCTGGTTTTGAG GCTCTTGATGCGGAAGGAACAGATATGGAAATTGATTTGTCCAATCTTGGAACAGTCAACACAATGTTTGCAGCATTGTTCAG CAAGTTGGGCGTTCCCATCAAAACGACTGTCTCTGCTAATGTTCTTGAAGAAGCTTTGAATGGAACTGTCACAATCCGCCCTCTTCCAATTGGGACATCACTTAGTGGAAAG GTTGAAAAGCAAAGTGCCCATTTCTTTGGTGTAACGATTACCAATGAACAAGCGGAGGCAGGGCTTGTAGTTAGAGTTACTTCAGCAGCTCAAAGCAAGTTTAAG cTACTGTATTTTGAACAAGATGCAAATGGAGGTTATGGCCTGGCTTTGCAG GAAGATAGTGAGAAAACGGGTAAGGTAACGTCAGCAGGAATGTATTTCTTGCACTTTCAGGTTTACAGAATGGATTCAACTGTGAATGCG TTAGCAATGGCTAAGGACCCTGAAGCTGCTTTCTTTAAGAAGCTGGAGGGCCTTCAGCCTTGTGAGGTCTCAGAACTAAAAGCTGGCACTCACATATTCGCTGTTTATG GAGATAATTTCTTTAAGCCAGCTACTTATATAATTGAGGCTCTTTGTGCCAAGTCATATGAGGATACTACTGTTAAGCTCAAGGAAATCGAGGCTCAGATTTTGAGGAAGAGAAATGAGCTTAGGCAGTTCGAAATCGAATATAGAAAG GCATTGGCACACTTCCAGGAAGTAACCAACAGATACAGCCAAGAGAAGCAGTCT GTCGATGAGATGTTGAAACAAAGAGACAGCATCCACTCTTCATTCACAGTTTCAAGGTCAATTGCTAATCTAAGTGGCAGTGGAAGTGGGCATTTCAGTAATGGAAGTAGCAGTAAAGTCCTTGGTGAAGATTATAAAACCGATAGTCCAGGGGAAGATGGAAGCTCAGACTCCAAAGACAAGTCATCAAAGAAAAGATGGTTCAACCTTAACCTTAAAGGATCAGATAAAAAGAACTGA
- the LOC129870875 gene encoding uncharacterized protein LOC129870875, which translates to MPKKSSPVFQKVSNLLNMSIFLSKMRKPIITRLISLKKAKKMKKFSLLKHYNYGYIQEYQFSPSNTPLIHYHNKKNSLRKQRSYRDICSVFFISRCLGMANGEGEEKRRKYPVLELEGLASMEQFADFGGEDDDDNDDDDGSVDERAEKFIERFYEEIKLQNNNHFLEKFNAMVDNS; encoded by the coding sequence atgCCCAAAAAAAGTTCCCCTGTTTTCCAGAAAGTTTCTAATCTACTAAACATGTCAATTTTCTTatcaaaaatgagaaaacccATTATTACAAGGCTAATTTCTCTGAAAAAAgcgaagaaaatgaagaaatttagtCTCCTTAAGCATTATAATTATGGGTATATTCAAGAATACCAATTCTctccttcaaatacaccattgATTCATTaccataacaaaaaaaattcactcaGAAAACAGAGGAGTTACAGAGATATTTGCTCTGTTTTCTTTATTTCGAGATGTTTGGGAATGGCGAATGGCgaaggagaagaaaaaaggaGAAAGTACCCAGTGTTGGAGTTGGAGGGATTAGCTTCTATGGAACAATTTGCAGATTTTGGTGGTGAGGACGACGACGACAACGATGATGATGATGGTTCAGTTGATGAAAGAGCTGAGAAGTTTATTGAAAGGTTTTATGAAGAAATTAAATTGCAAAACAACAATCATTTTTTGGAGAAGTTTAATGCAATGGTTGATAATTCATGA